A genome region from Natronobeatus ordinarius includes the following:
- a CDS encoding beta-ribofuranosylaminobenzene 5'-phosphate synthase family protein, with translation MATVSAGARLHVGFQNLSLARDRLYGGLGVGLEEPRVTVTATPAADVVADDDLLERYARRAVDVLDVPGVAVSIERRLPRHVGLGSGTQLALATLAAVARAHDREPRVRERAPAMGRGGRSGVGVGTFEGGGFVVDAGHPTGRFTTARPADGDWTVPAVVARHHLPNEWRFLVALPEAEPGRSGDDEDESIRTVIERADPTVADEIAGLLTRKLLPAAAEGRLEAFGEAIGEIGRKNGTWYTDAQGGVYRPPAGELIDALEGCPVLSGVGQSSWGPAVYGVTDATHAEEAREAARDALEAWGLAGEVVLSPPASEGARIEDRSGAGRF, from the coding sequence ATGGCGACCGTCAGCGCCGGCGCACGACTCCACGTCGGCTTCCAGAACCTCTCGCTCGCCCGCGACCGCCTCTACGGCGGGCTCGGCGTCGGCCTCGAGGAGCCGCGGGTGACCGTCACCGCCACGCCCGCAGCCGACGTCGTCGCCGACGACGACCTCCTCGAGCGCTATGCGAGGCGGGCGGTCGACGTTCTCGACGTTCCGGGTGTCGCCGTCTCGATCGAGAGGCGCCTCCCGCGCCACGTCGGCCTCGGCAGCGGCACGCAGCTCGCGCTGGCGACGCTCGCCGCCGTCGCTCGAGCGCACGACCGCGAGCCACGGGTTCGCGAGCGGGCGCCCGCGATGGGCCGAGGTGGGCGCAGCGGCGTCGGCGTCGGGACGTTCGAGGGCGGCGGCTTCGTCGTCGACGCGGGCCATCCGACGGGGCGGTTCACGACCGCCCGGCCGGCCGACGGCGACTGGACGGTTCCGGCGGTCGTCGCCCGGCATCACCTCCCCAACGAGTGGCGATTTCTCGTTGCGCTCCCCGAGGCCGAGCCCGGCCGGAGCGGCGACGACGAGGACGAGAGCATCCGGACGGTGATCGAGCGCGCCGACCCCACCGTCGCCGACGAGATCGCCGGCCTCCTCACCCGGAAGCTGCTCCCGGCGGCCGCGGAGGGCCGACTCGAGGCTTTCGGCGAGGCGATCGGCGAGATCGGCCGCAAGAACGGCACGTGGTACACCGATGCCCAGGGCGGCGTCTACCGCCCGCCAGCGGGGGAGCTGATCGACGCACTCGAGGGCTGTCCCGTTCTCTCCGGCGTCGGCCAGTCCTCGTGGGGGCCCGCGGTGTACGGCGTCACCGACGCCACCCACGCCGAGGAGGCGCGAGAAGCCGCCCGGGACGCGCTCGAGGCCTGGGGGCTCGCCGGCGAGGTCGTTCTCTCCCCACCTGCGAGCGAGGGGGCCCGGATCGAGGACCGGTCGGGAGCCGGGCGTTTTTGA
- a CDS encoding alpha/beta hydrolase, whose protein sequence is MADTPHPEAQALLELADQLSLPPTYALSVESARERLETLVADQPVEDVANVETYSIPGPETAAADVTIPVRIYEPEGSPPYPVLVYFHGGGWTVGSLDTHDTVCAALTNRANCLTVSVDYRLAPEHPFPAAVEDCYAALEWVAAHGAHLNADTDRIAVAGDSAGGNLAAAVTLVARDYGGPKLVHQGLLYPAVASPVVHDFESYAENAEGYLLEAESVRWYYDQYVQHPVHARNEYAAPLLVDDLSGLPPATVVTAGFDPLRDEGIAYAERLAADDVEVEHRHYPEQIHAFVSLPTTISQGQDELDALGEDLADAFGT, encoded by the coding sequence ATGGCCGATACTCCGCATCCGGAGGCACAGGCACTGCTCGAGCTCGCCGACCAGCTCTCGTTGCCGCCCACGTACGCGCTGTCGGTCGAGAGCGCCCGCGAGCGTCTCGAGACGCTCGTCGCCGACCAGCCGGTCGAGGACGTCGCGAACGTAGAAACGTACTCGATTCCGGGGCCCGAGACGGCGGCCGCTGACGTGACGATTCCCGTGCGGATCTACGAACCCGAGGGCTCGCCGCCGTACCCCGTCCTCGTCTACTTCCACGGCGGCGGGTGGACGGTCGGGAGCCTCGACACCCACGACACCGTCTGTGCGGCGCTGACGAACCGGGCGAACTGCCTGACGGTGTCGGTCGACTATCGGCTGGCACCCGAACACCCCTTCCCCGCGGCCGTCGAGGATTGCTACGCCGCCCTCGAGTGGGTCGCCGCCCACGGCGCACACCTCAACGCCGACACCGACCGGATCGCGGTCGCAGGCGACAGCGCCGGGGGCAACCTGGCCGCCGCGGTGACGCTCGTGGCCCGCGACTACGGCGGGCCCAAACTCGTCCACCAGGGGCTGCTCTACCCCGCCGTCGCCTCGCCCGTCGTCCACGACTTCGAGAGCTATGCGGAGAACGCCGAGGGCTATCTCCTCGAGGCCGAAAGCGTCCGGTGGTACTACGACCAGTACGTCCAGCACCCGGTCCACGCCCGCAACGAGTACGCCGCGCCGCTGCTGGTCGACGACCTGTCGGGATTGCCGCCGGCGACGGTCGTTACGGCCGGGTTCGACCCGCTCCGGGACGAGGGAATCGCCTACGCCGAACGCCTCGCAGCCGACGACGTCGAGGTGGAGCACCGCCACTACCCGGAACAGATCCACGCCTTCGTCAGTCTCCCGACGACGATCTCACAGGGGCAGGACGAACTCGACGCCCTCGGCGAAGACCTCGCCGACGCGTTCGGCACCTGA
- a CDS encoding GNAT family N-acetyltransferase, which produces MFPERIETERLVLERLSTETVDPLAYYEICSSDPGIEAVTEYVPWDPHATPTETLAFLESRETAWSERTAAEYVIRPHESEPGAGEIAGACGLGIDWEKRTGELGIWLRKPFWGRGYSGERAAALLELAFSRLALELVAVPVRADNERSIRAVERYADRFGGGRDCLLRNWWTTAVDEPVDAVRYTITREGYLESISG; this is translated from the coding sequence ATGTTCCCCGAGCGAATCGAGACCGAGCGGCTCGTCCTCGAGCGGCTGTCGACGGAGACGGTCGATCCACTCGCCTACTACGAGATCTGTTCGTCAGATCCGGGAATCGAAGCGGTCACCGAGTACGTTCCGTGGGACCCCCACGCGACGCCGACGGAGACGCTGGCGTTTCTCGAGTCCCGCGAGACGGCCTGGTCGGAGCGGACGGCAGCGGAGTACGTGATTCGACCGCACGAGTCCGAACCGGGTGCCGGCGAGATCGCTGGCGCCTGCGGCCTCGGGATCGACTGGGAGAAGCGGACGGGTGAGCTGGGCATCTGGCTCCGAAAACCGTTCTGGGGTCGGGGCTACTCGGGCGAGCGCGCCGCCGCCCTGCTCGAGCTGGCGTTTTCCCGGCTCGCCCTCGAACTCGTCGCCGTGCCCGTGCGAGCTGACAACGAACGGTCGATTCGGGCCGTCGAGCGCTACGCCGACCGCTTCGGCGGGGGCCGGGACTGCCTGTTGCGCAACTGGTGGACGACGGCCGTCGACGAGCCGGTCGACGCCGTCCGGTACACGATCACGCGGGAGGGGTACCTCGAGTCGATCAGCGGGTGA
- a CDS encoding GNAT family protein, whose protein sequence is MFPERIETDRLRLEALGPDAVDVLEFYEICSSDPAIEAITEYVTWDPHATPKETLEYLEGAAERREANEGASYLIRPREGEDGAGEIAGDAGVGVDWEKRTMGLGVWLRKRFWGRGYSGERAAALMNLAFEQLDLELVVADAHVDNERSNRAIERYTEAHGGGQDGLLRNWHVFDGEPVDCYRYSVSKEEWAETPTDVTVTVVD, encoded by the coding sequence CTGTTCCCCGAACGAATCGAGACGGATCGGCTGCGACTCGAGGCACTCGGCCCCGACGCCGTGGACGTCCTCGAGTTCTACGAGATCTGTTCGTCCGATCCGGCAATCGAGGCGATCACGGAGTACGTCACATGGGATCCCCACGCGACGCCGAAAGAGACCCTCGAGTACCTCGAGGGTGCCGCGGAACGGCGAGAGGCGAACGAGGGCGCCAGCTACCTGATCCGGCCGCGCGAGGGGGAAGACGGCGCGGGCGAGATCGCCGGCGACGCGGGGGTCGGCGTCGACTGGGAGAAGCGGACGATGGGACTCGGCGTCTGGCTCCGGAAGCGATTCTGGGGCCGGGGCTACTCGGGCGAGCGCGCGGCGGCGTTGATGAACCTGGCGTTCGAGCAACTCGACCTCGAGCTCGTCGTCGCCGACGCACACGTGGACAACGAACGGTCGAACCGGGCGATCGAGCGCTACACGGAAGCCCACGGCGGCGGCCAGGACGGCCTCTTGCGCAACTGGCACGTCTTCGACGGCGAGCCGGTCGACTGCTACCGCTACAGCGTCTCGAAGGAGGAGTGGGCCGAAACCCCCACGGACGTGACCGTGACGGTCGTCGACTGA
- a CDS encoding transcription factor S produces the protein MQFCDDCGSMMKAEGDRMVCTNDDCAGSSERDRAREAAFVTTEKQSDEELIETEEGADFEGKPIATDVRCEECGSTEAYYTFLQTASADEPPTRFFKCTECGKRWRGYN, from the coding sequence ATGCAGTTCTGTGACGACTGCGGCTCGATGATGAAAGCCGAGGGCGACCGCATGGTCTGTACGAACGACGACTGCGCCGGCTCGAGCGAGCGCGACCGGGCTCGAGAGGCGGCGTTCGTCACGACCGAAAAGCAGTCCGACGAGGAGCTGATCGAAACCGAGGAAGGGGCTGACTTCGAGGGGAAGCCGATCGCCACGGACGTCCGCTGTGAGGAGTGTGGGAGTACGGAGGCGTACTACACCTTCCTGCAGACGGCCTCGGCGGACGAGCCGCCGACGCGATTTTTCAAGTGTACCGAGTGCGGGAAGCGCTGGCGCGGCTACAACTGA
- a CDS encoding DUF6498-containing protein, whose translation MFKRIDKAVSDELGLSREYLSPIITHVLLVIGILFFNWSVIEIVLLYLIEIAVIHVLFVTVALFAAQPIEGHDGDKWQREPTPIRLVPLLPPVYDRNVGMVLKYMFVGAIYILPFMHAVVQLTNQSIPSLISSTVALAILAICITQLLRAWQQFLADQAYQNRSPAEAIKVGLWPIHELLVTVLFVFVPVTFILVAAAFAVDGIESQTVVLLVYVIPIGVARVWLQNGGLTVTLPYER comes from the coding sequence ATGTTCAAAAGAATTGATAAGGCGGTTTCCGATGAACTTGGCCTCTCTCGAGAGTATCTTTCTCCAATCATCACGCACGTCCTCCTTGTTATCGGGATTTTATTTTTCAACTGGAGTGTTATCGAAATAGTCCTCCTCTACCTAATCGAGATCGCAGTCATCCACGTCCTGTTCGTAACCGTAGCGCTGTTTGCGGCACAACCGATAGAAGGCCATGACGGCGACAAATGGCAGAGAGAACCGACCCCAATTCGGCTCGTTCCGCTTCTCCCACCGGTGTATGATCGAAATGTTGGAATGGTTTTAAAATACATGTTCGTTGGAGCGATCTATATTCTTCCGTTCATGCATGCCGTAGTCCAACTCACAAACCAGAGTATACCCTCGCTGATTTCGTCGACAGTTGCTCTTGCAATACTCGCCATTTGTATCACTCAGCTGTTGCGTGCCTGGCAACAGTTCCTTGCGGATCAGGCATATCAAAACCGGTCGCCAGCAGAAGCGATCAAAGTCGGACTGTGGCCAATTCACGAACTCCTCGTTACCGTCTTATTCGTATTTGTACCTGTTACTTTCATACTGGTGGCTGCTGCGTTTGCAGTAGACGGTATCGAGTCACAGACTGTCGTATTATTGGTATATGTGATCCCTATCGGCGTTGCCAGGGTCTGGCTGCAGAACGGTGGATTGACTGTGACGCTCCCCTACGAGCGATAA